One genomic window of Denticeps clupeoides chromosome 14, fDenClu1.1, whole genome shotgun sequence includes the following:
- the clic5b gene encoding chloride intracellular channel protein 5b isoform X2: MADPTSTSVGRDPDIELFVKAGSDGESIGNCPFSQRIFMILWLKGVVFNVTTVDLKRKPADLHNLAPGTHPPFLTFNGEVRTDINKIEEFLEEALAPPKYPKLAAKHRESNMAGNDIFAKFSAYIKNTRTEGNPGLEKVLTKALKKLDEYLNSPLPDEIDADSMEEEKSSTRRFLDGSELTLADCNLLPKLHIVKVVAKKYRNYNIPQEMTGVWRYLNSAYSRDEFINTCPADTEIEIAYQDVAKRLAK, from the exons ATGGCTGACCCAACCTCCACAAGCGTGGGGAGGGATCCAGACATTGAGCTGTTTGTCAAG GCCGGGAGCGATGGAGAAAGCATTGGCAACTGCCCCTTTTCCCAGCGAATCTTCATGATTCTTTGGCTCAAGGGTGTGGTCTTCAACGTCACCACTGTTGACCTGAAGAG GAAGCCAGCAGATCTTCATAACTTGGCTCCAGGCACTCATCCTCCCTTCCTCACCTTCAATGGAGAGGTCCGGACCGACATCAACAAGATCGAGGAGTTCCTGGAGGAAGCACTGGCACCCCCAAA GTATCCAAAATTGGCTGCAAAGCACAGGGAATCCAACATGGCAGGGAATGACATTTTTGCAAAGTTCTCCGCTTACATCAAGAACACAAGGACAGAGGGCAACCCAG GTCTAGAAAAAGTCTTGACCAAGGCTCTGAAGAAGCTAGATGAGTACCTCAACAGCCCTCTTCCAGACGAGATTGATGCAGAcagcatggaggaggaaaagagctCCACCCGAAGGTTCCTGGATGGGAGTGAGCTGACCCTAGCAGACTGCAACCTGCTGCCCAAACTCCATATAGTAAAG GTCGTGGCAAAGAAATACCGAAACTACAACATCCCCCAGGAGATGACTGGCGTGTGGCGCTACCTGAACAGTGCCTACAGCCGTGATGAGTTCATCAACACCTGCCCTGCCGACACGGAGATTGAGATAGCCTACCAGGACGTGGCCAAGCGGCTGGCCAAGTAA